Proteins encoded within one genomic window of Bradyrhizobium sp. CB1717:
- a CDS encoding O-acetylhomoserine aminocarboxypropyltransferase, with protein sequence MSDRLPGFSTLAVHAGAQPDPTTGARATPIYQTTSFVFNDADHAASLFGLQAFGNIYTRIGNPTNAVLEERVAALEGGTAALAVASGHAAQVVILQQLLQPGDEFIAARKLYGGSINQFTHAFKSFGWNVVWAGPDDITSFERAVTPRTKAIFIESIANPAGSITDIEAISTVARKAGVPLIVDNTLASPYLIRPIDHGADIVVHSLTKFLGGHGNSLGGIIVDAGTFDWSTGGKYPMLSEPRPEYHGIRLQETFGNFAFAIACRVLGLRDLGPALSPFNAFMILTGIETLPLRMQKHCENAKAVAEFLAGHPAVASVSYAGLPSDKYNQLARKYAPKGAGAVFTFSLKGGYDAGVNLVSKLQLFSHLANVGDTRSLVIHPASTTHSQLDDAAKVKSGAGPDVVRLSIGIEDKEDLIADLEQALGA encoded by the coding sequence ATGAGCGATCGCCTTCCGGGATTTTCAACCCTCGCCGTGCATGCCGGTGCGCAACCCGATCCGACCACCGGTGCGCGCGCGACTCCGATTTATCAAACGACATCATTTGTCTTCAATGACGCCGACCACGCCGCCTCGCTGTTCGGCCTGCAGGCGTTCGGCAACATCTATACCCGCATCGGCAACCCGACCAATGCCGTGCTGGAAGAGCGCGTTGCCGCGCTCGAAGGCGGTACGGCTGCGCTGGCCGTTGCTTCGGGCCACGCCGCGCAGGTCGTGATCCTGCAGCAATTGCTCCAGCCTGGCGACGAGTTCATCGCGGCGCGAAAACTCTATGGCGGCTCGATCAACCAGTTCACGCATGCGTTCAAGAGCTTTGGCTGGAACGTTGTATGGGCCGGTCCGGATGACATCACAAGCTTCGAGCGCGCGGTGACGCCGCGCACCAAGGCGATCTTCATCGAGTCCATAGCGAACCCCGCCGGCAGCATCACCGACATCGAGGCGATCTCGACGGTCGCGCGCAAGGCGGGCGTGCCGCTGATCGTCGACAACACGCTGGCCTCGCCCTACCTGATCCGCCCGATCGACCACGGCGCCGACATCGTCGTGCACTCGCTGACGAAATTTTTGGGCGGCCACGGCAATTCGCTCGGCGGCATCATCGTCGATGCCGGCACTTTCGATTGGTCCACGGGCGGCAAATACCCGATGCTGTCGGAGCCGCGGCCGGAATATCACGGCATCCGTCTCCAGGAGACCTTCGGCAATTTCGCTTTCGCGATCGCCTGCCGCGTGCTCGGCCTGCGCGATCTCGGCCCTGCCCTGTCGCCCTTCAACGCCTTCATGATCCTGACCGGCATCGAGACGCTGCCGCTGCGCATGCAGAAGCACTGCGAAAACGCCAAGGCAGTCGCCGAATTCCTTGCCGGCCATCCGGCGGTGGCCTCGGTGAGCTATGCGGGCCTGCCGAGCGACAAGTACAACCAGCTCGCGCGCAAATACGCGCCGAAGGGCGCGGGCGCGGTGTTCACCTTCAGCCTGAAGGGCGGCTATGACGCCGGCGTCAACCTGGTGTCGAAGCTGCAGCTGTTCTCGCACCTCGCCAATGTCGGCGACACCCGCTCGCTGGTGATCCACCCGGCCTCGACCACCCACAGCCAGCTCGACGACGCGGCGAAGGTGAAGTCCGGCGCCGGCCCCGACGTGGTGCGGCTCTCGATCGGCATCGAGGACAAGGAAGATCTGATCGCGGATCTCGAGCAGGCGCTGGGAGCTTAA